In a genomic window of Patagioenas fasciata isolate bPatFas1 chromosome 37, bPatFas1.hap1, whole genome shotgun sequence:
- the SGF29 gene encoding SAGA-associated factor 29 isoform X4 produces MALVSADSRIAELLGELHQLIKQTQEERSRSEHNLLNIQKTHERMQTENKISPYYRTKLRGLYTTAKADAEAECNILRKALDKIAEIKSLLEERRIAAKIAGIYSEAEPPRKTMRRGVLMTLLQQSAMTLPLWIGKPGEKPPPLCGAVPAAGDYVAKPGDKVAARVKALEGDEQWILAEVVSYSHAANKYEVDDIDEEGKERHTLSRRRIIPLPQWKTNPETDPEALFHKDQLVLALYPQTTCFYRALIHAPPQRPQDDYSVLFEDTSYADGYSPPLNVAQRYVVACKENKKK; encoded by the exons ATGGCGCTGGTTTCTGCCGATTCGCGCATCGcggagctgctgggggagctgcaccAGCTCATCAAACAGACGCAG GAAGAGCGCTCCCGCAGCGAGCACAACCTGCTCAACATCCAGAAGACCCACGAGCGCATGCAGACCGAGAACAAGA TCTCCCCGTATTACAGGACCAAGCTGCGAGGCCTCTACACCACGGCCAAGGCCGACGCCGAGGCCGAGTGCAA cATCCTCCGCAAGGCCCTGGACAAGATCGCCGAGATCAAATCCCTGCTCGAGGAGCGCCGCATCG CCGCCAAAATCGCCGGAATTTACAGCGAAGCGGAGCCGCCGCGCAAAACGATGCGGCGGGGGGTGCTGATGACCCTGCTCCAACAGTCGGCCATGACACTTCCGCTCTGGATCGGGAAACCGGGCGAAAA GCCGCCCCCTTTGTGTGGGGCGGTGCCGGCGGCCGGGGATTACGTGGCCAAACCGGGGGACAAGGTGGCCGCTCGCGTCAAGGCCTTGGAAGGGGATGAGCAATGGATTTTGGCCGAGGTCGTCAGCTACAGCCACGCTGCCAATAA gtACGAAGTGGACGATATCGATGAAGAAGGCAAAGA gcgCCACACGCTGAGCCGCCGCCGCATCATCCCGCTCCCGCAATGGAAGACGAACCCCGAGACGGACCCCGAGGCGCTGTTCCACAAGGACCAGCTGGTGCTGGCGCTCTACCCCCAGACCACCTGCTTCTACCGGGCCCTCATCCACGCGCCCCCCCAGCGG CCCCAGGATGACTACTCGGTGCTGTTCGAGGACACGTCCTACGCCGACGGGTACTCCCCCCCGCTCAACGTGGCCCAGAGATACGTGGTGGCCTGCAAGGAGAACAAGAAGaagtga
- the SGF29 gene encoding SAGA-associated factor 29 isoform X3: MALVSADSRIAELLGELHQLIKQTQEERSRSEHNLLNIQKTHERMQTENKRTLGDPPGPPVSPYYRTKLRGLYTTAKADAEAECNILRKALDKIAEIKSLLEERRIAAKIAGIYSEAEPPRKTMRRGVLMTLLQQSAMTLPLWIGKPGEKPPPLCGAVPAAGDYVAKPGDKVAARVKALEGDEQWILAEVVSYSHAANKYEVDDIDEEGKERHTLSRRRIIPLPQWKTNPETDPEALFHKDQLVLALYPQTTCFYRALIHAPPQRPQDDYSVLFEDTSYADGYSPPLNVAQRYVVACKENKKK; this comes from the exons ATGGCGCTGGTTTCTGCCGATTCGCGCATCGcggagctgctgggggagctgcaccAGCTCATCAAACAGACGCAG GAAGAGCGCTCCCGCAGCGAGCACAACCTGCTCAACATCCAGAAGACCCACGAGCGCATGCAGACCGAGAACAAGA ggaccctgggggaccCCCCTGGCCCCCCAGTCTCCCCGTATTACAGGACCAAGCTGCGAGGCCTCTACACCACGGCCAAGGCCGACGCCGAGGCCGAGTGCAA cATCCTCCGCAAGGCCCTGGACAAGATCGCCGAGATCAAATCCCTGCTCGAGGAGCGCCGCATCG CCGCCAAAATCGCCGGAATTTACAGCGAAGCGGAGCCGCCGCGCAAAACGATGCGGCGGGGGGTGCTGATGACCCTGCTCCAACAGTCGGCCATGACACTTCCGCTCTGGATCGGGAAACCGGGCGAAAA GCCGCCCCCTTTGTGTGGGGCGGTGCCGGCGGCCGGGGATTACGTGGCCAAACCGGGGGACAAGGTGGCCGCTCGCGTCAAGGCCTTGGAAGGGGATGAGCAATGGATTTTGGCCGAGGTCGTCAGCTACAGCCACGCTGCCAATAA gtACGAAGTGGACGATATCGATGAAGAAGGCAAAGA gcgCCACACGCTGAGCCGCCGCCGCATCATCCCGCTCCCGCAATGGAAGACGAACCCCGAGACGGACCCCGAGGCGCTGTTCCACAAGGACCAGCTGGTGCTGGCGCTCTACCCCCAGACCACCTGCTTCTACCGGGCCCTCATCCACGCGCCCCCCCAGCGG CCCCAGGATGACTACTCGGTGCTGTTCGAGGACACGTCCTACGCCGACGGGTACTCCCCCCCGCTCAACGTGGCCCAGAGATACGTGGTGGCCTGCAAGGAGAACAAGAAGaagtga
- the SGF29 gene encoding SAGA-associated factor 29 isoform X5, producing MALVSADSRIAELLGELHQLIKQTQEERSRSEHNLLNIQKTHERMQTENKRTLGDPPGPPVSPYYRTKLRGLYTTAKADAEAECNILRKALDKIAEIKSLLEERRIAAKIAGIYSEAEPPRKTMRRGVLMTLLQQSAMTLPLWIGKPGEKPPPLCGAVPAAGDYVAKPGDKVAARVKALEGDEQWILAEVVSYSHAANKRHTLSRRRIIPLPQWKTNPETDPEALFHKDQLVLALYPQTTCFYRALIHAPPQRPQDDYSVLFEDTSYADGYSPPLNVAQRYVVACKENKKK from the exons ATGGCGCTGGTTTCTGCCGATTCGCGCATCGcggagctgctgggggagctgcaccAGCTCATCAAACAGACGCAG GAAGAGCGCTCCCGCAGCGAGCACAACCTGCTCAACATCCAGAAGACCCACGAGCGCATGCAGACCGAGAACAAGA ggaccctgggggaccCCCCTGGCCCCCCAGTCTCCCCGTATTACAGGACCAAGCTGCGAGGCCTCTACACCACGGCCAAGGCCGACGCCGAGGCCGAGTGCAA cATCCTCCGCAAGGCCCTGGACAAGATCGCCGAGATCAAATCCCTGCTCGAGGAGCGCCGCATCG CCGCCAAAATCGCCGGAATTTACAGCGAAGCGGAGCCGCCGCGCAAAACGATGCGGCGGGGGGTGCTGATGACCCTGCTCCAACAGTCGGCCATGACACTTCCGCTCTGGATCGGGAAACCGGGCGAAAA GCCGCCCCCTTTGTGTGGGGCGGTGCCGGCGGCCGGGGATTACGTGGCCAAACCGGGGGACAAGGTGGCCGCTCGCGTCAAGGCCTTGGAAGGGGATGAGCAATGGATTTTGGCCGAGGTCGTCAGCTACAGCCACGCTGCCAATAA gcgCCACACGCTGAGCCGCCGCCGCATCATCCCGCTCCCGCAATGGAAGACGAACCCCGAGACGGACCCCGAGGCGCTGTTCCACAAGGACCAGCTGGTGCTGGCGCTCTACCCCCAGACCACCTGCTTCTACCGGGCCCTCATCCACGCGCCCCCCCAGCGG CCCCAGGATGACTACTCGGTGCTGTTCGAGGACACGTCCTACGCCGACGGGTACTCCCCCCCGCTCAACGTGGCCCAGAGATACGTGGTGGCCTGCAAGGAGAACAAGAAGaagtga
- the SGF29 gene encoding SAGA-associated factor 29 isoform X1 — protein MALVSADSRIAELLGELHQLIKQTQEERSRSEHNLLNIQKTHERMQTENKRTLGDPPGPPVSPYYRTKLRGLYTTAKADAEAECNILRKALDKIAEIKSLLEERRIAAKIAGIYSEAEPPRKTMRRGVLMTLLQQSAMTLPLWIGKPGEKPPPLCGAVPAAGDYVAKPGDKVAARVKALEGDEQWILAEVVSYSHAANKYEVDDIDEEGKEGVPHTLTGGPPIPPRRHTLSRRRIIPLPQWKTNPETDPEALFHKDQLVLALYPQTTCFYRALIHAPPQRPQDDYSVLFEDTSYADGYSPPLNVAQRYVVACKENKKK, from the exons ATGGCGCTGGTTTCTGCCGATTCGCGCATCGcggagctgctgggggagctgcaccAGCTCATCAAACAGACGCAG GAAGAGCGCTCCCGCAGCGAGCACAACCTGCTCAACATCCAGAAGACCCACGAGCGCATGCAGACCGAGAACAAGA ggaccctgggggaccCCCCTGGCCCCCCAGTCTCCCCGTATTACAGGACCAAGCTGCGAGGCCTCTACACCACGGCCAAGGCCGACGCCGAGGCCGAGTGCAA cATCCTCCGCAAGGCCCTGGACAAGATCGCCGAGATCAAATCCCTGCTCGAGGAGCGCCGCATCG CCGCCAAAATCGCCGGAATTTACAGCGAAGCGGAGCCGCCGCGCAAAACGATGCGGCGGGGGGTGCTGATGACCCTGCTCCAACAGTCGGCCATGACACTTCCGCTCTGGATCGGGAAACCGGGCGAAAA GCCGCCCCCTTTGTGTGGGGCGGTGCCGGCGGCCGGGGATTACGTGGCCAAACCGGGGGACAAGGTGGCCGCTCGCGTCAAGGCCTTGGAAGGGGATGAGCAATGGATTTTGGCCGAGGTCGTCAGCTACAGCCACGCTGCCAATAA gtACGAAGTGGACGATATCGATGAAGAAGGCAAAGA ggGGGTCCCCCACACCCTAACGgggggtccccccatcccccccaggcgCCACACGCTGAGCCGCCGCCGCATCATCCCGCTCCCGCAATGGAAGACGAACCCCGAGACGGACCCCGAGGCGCTGTTCCACAAGGACCAGCTGGTGCTGGCGCTCTACCCCCAGACCACCTGCTTCTACCGGGCCCTCATCCACGCGCCCCCCCAGCGG CCCCAGGATGACTACTCGGTGCTGTTCGAGGACACGTCCTACGCCGACGGGTACTCCCCCCCGCTCAACGTGGCCCAGAGATACGTGGTGGCCTGCAAGGAGAACAAGAAGaagtga
- the SGF29 gene encoding SAGA-associated factor 29 isoform X2: protein MALVSADSRIAELLGELHQLIKQTQEERSRSEHNLLNIQKTHERMQTENKISPYYRTKLRGLYTTAKADAEAECNILRKALDKIAEIKSLLEERRIAAKIAGIYSEAEPPRKTMRRGVLMTLLQQSAMTLPLWIGKPGEKPPPLCGAVPAAGDYVAKPGDKVAARVKALEGDEQWILAEVVSYSHAANKYEVDDIDEEGKEGVPHTLTGGPPIPPRRHTLSRRRIIPLPQWKTNPETDPEALFHKDQLVLALYPQTTCFYRALIHAPPQRPQDDYSVLFEDTSYADGYSPPLNVAQRYVVACKENKKK from the exons ATGGCGCTGGTTTCTGCCGATTCGCGCATCGcggagctgctgggggagctgcaccAGCTCATCAAACAGACGCAG GAAGAGCGCTCCCGCAGCGAGCACAACCTGCTCAACATCCAGAAGACCCACGAGCGCATGCAGACCGAGAACAAGA TCTCCCCGTATTACAGGACCAAGCTGCGAGGCCTCTACACCACGGCCAAGGCCGACGCCGAGGCCGAGTGCAA cATCCTCCGCAAGGCCCTGGACAAGATCGCCGAGATCAAATCCCTGCTCGAGGAGCGCCGCATCG CCGCCAAAATCGCCGGAATTTACAGCGAAGCGGAGCCGCCGCGCAAAACGATGCGGCGGGGGGTGCTGATGACCCTGCTCCAACAGTCGGCCATGACACTTCCGCTCTGGATCGGGAAACCGGGCGAAAA GCCGCCCCCTTTGTGTGGGGCGGTGCCGGCGGCCGGGGATTACGTGGCCAAACCGGGGGACAAGGTGGCCGCTCGCGTCAAGGCCTTGGAAGGGGATGAGCAATGGATTTTGGCCGAGGTCGTCAGCTACAGCCACGCTGCCAATAA gtACGAAGTGGACGATATCGATGAAGAAGGCAAAGA ggGGGTCCCCCACACCCTAACGgggggtccccccatcccccccaggcgCCACACGCTGAGCCGCCGCCGCATCATCCCGCTCCCGCAATGGAAGACGAACCCCGAGACGGACCCCGAGGCGCTGTTCCACAAGGACCAGCTGGTGCTGGCGCTCTACCCCCAGACCACCTGCTTCTACCGGGCCCTCATCCACGCGCCCCCCCAGCGG CCCCAGGATGACTACTCGGTGCTGTTCGAGGACACGTCCTACGCCGACGGGTACTCCCCCCCGCTCAACGTGGCCCAGAGATACGTGGTGGCCTGCAAGGAGAACAAGAAGaagtga